TTCGTGGCGGCGACGATCTGCAGGTAGGCCTGCAGCGGCAGCCGCACCTCGTGCATCGCGCCCTGCGGGTCCTGCACCACCAGCCGGTAGACGTTCATGCGGTCGGAGTCCATCAGGCCGGCCGGCAGGACGATCTTCGACTTCCAGCCCTCGCCGTACTGCGGGAAGACGGAGCGGATGGCCTCGTCGCGCCGCTCGTAGCAGCCGATGGCCCGCAGCGTCGGGGCGATGTCCTCGACCGCGTAGTCGATGCCCAGGTGCTGCGCGAGGCTCTCGCCCAGGCTGCGGCTGCGGGCGCTGGAATCCAGCTCGGGCAGCATCAGGCCGAACACCTTCTTCGGGCCGAGCGCCTTGACCGCCAGGGCGGCGGTGACGCTGCTGTCGATCCCGCCGCTCATCGCCACCACGGCGCCGCGCCGCAGCATCCGCCGCGACACCAGCTCGCGCAGGCGCTCGGAGATCTCGGCGACGGTCTGGTCCAGATCCAGCTGCAGCACGTTGCGGT
This region of bacterium genomic DNA includes:
- the nadE gene encoding NAD(+) synthase; translated protein: MFDRMFDRIFDRNVLQLDLDQTVAEISERLRELVSRRMLRRGAVVAMSGGIDSSVTAALAVKALGPKKVFGLMLPELDSSARSRSLGESLAQHLGIDYAVEDIAPTLRAIGCYERRDEAIRSVFPQYGEGWKSKIVLPAGLMDSDRMNVYRLVVQDPQGAMHEVRLPLQAYLQIVAATNFKQRIRKTMDYYHADRLNYAVLGTPNRLEYDQGFFVKNGDGAADIKPIAHLYKTQVYALARHLKLPEDICSVVPTTDTYSLPQGQDEFYFVLPYAEMDLLLWAKNHAVPATEAATALGLTAVQVERVYHDIERKRATTLPLHLPPQLVGSVPEIVK